In SAR202 cluster bacterium, the genomic stretch GATTCTTAAATAATCATACTGGTATTCAGTTAATATTTTCACATTAGATTTAATTTTTGATAAAAAATCGATAATATCATTTTTATAGTTTGCTGGTATCAGTAGATCATATCCTACAGTTCCAGTTGGGTCAGTTCTCATAATCAGGCAACTATTGCCATTAATTTCTAGCGATTCGCATGTGAATTTTTCAATTATTGGTTTTTGGGCGAGGCATTCACTCCAATTTTCCCCAATTAAAGTAATAAGGCTGTATTGAGAATTTGTATCTACTACTGATATATCTTCTATAAAAGTATAGGTATCGATCCAGTCGATAACTTCTTGTGAGTTATTCTGACTTGTAAACATTAGTATCTTTGAATCGAGTTTGAAAAGTGTAATTACATCAATAACTCTTCCTTTATTGTTTGTAAGAATGGTAGAGTCACCGTGGTTAATTGTTAAATCATCAACTTTATTACTGGATAAACGATTTAATAAGTCTAGAGAATCATTTCCTTGGAGTTCATAAATTCCAAGATATGAACGATCGAATATATATTGAACACATTTTGTAGATAGTGTATTTACCATAAAATTTTAGACAGAAAAAGATGTTCCACAACCACAAGTAGTTTTAGCATTTGGGTTGCTAAATACAAATCCTTTTCCATTCAATCCACCTGAATAATCCAATATGGTTCCTGCTAAAAAGATATAACTTTTTTTATCAATAAGTATAGTGATCCCGTGTTCTTCAATAACCTTATCTGTTTCAAGGTATTCGCTATCAATGCTTAGATCATAGGTTAATCCCGAACAACCTCCACCTTTAACCCCCACTCGTAGTGAAACATTTTCTTCAGATTGGCGTCCCGTGAAATCTCGTACATGCTTAGCAGCATTTTCAGTTATTGTTATAGTTAAT encodes the following:
- the erpA gene encoding iron-sulfur cluster insertion protein ErpA — translated: MTPLTITITENAAKHVRDFTGRQSEENVSLRVGVKGGGCSGLTYDLSIDSEYLETDKVIEEHGITILIDKKSYIFLAGTILDYSGGLNGKGFVFSNPNAKTTCGCGTSFSV